One genomic region from Spirulina subsalsa PCC 9445 encodes:
- a CDS encoding XisH family protein, translated as MPAKDIYHDGFKNALIKDGWEITHDPYTIRYEGLNLFADLAGKKLLAAQKEDTNIIVEIKSFLGHSPVHEFQCALGQYILYQTLLSTIHPDYFLYLTIEKEIYETFFQRAGIKLVIEKYQVLLLVIDINKEVIIQWTN; from the coding sequence ATGCCAGCGAAGGATATTTACCATGATGGATTCAAAAATGCTCTTATTAAGGATGGATGGGAAATTACTCACGACCCTTATACAATTAGATATGAAGGATTAAATTTATTTGCTGATTTAGCCGGAAAAAAGTTGCTTGCTGCCCAAAAAGAAGACACTAATATTATCGTTGAAATCAAAAGCTTTTTAGGTCATTCTCCCGTTCATGAGTTTCAATGTGCTTTAGGGCAATATATTTTATATCAAACCTTGCTCTCTACAATACATCCCGATTATTTTCTTTACTTGACTATTGAAAAAGAAATTTATGAAACCTTTTTCCAGAGAGCGGGAATCAAACTTGTAATAGAGAAATATCAAGTTTTACTTTTAGTGATTGATATTAACAAGGAAGTCATCATACAATGGACAAATTAA
- a CDS encoding XisI protein, translating into MDKLNNYRLIIKKILTEYHQIASRTPNISGVETVLAFDENTDQYLWFDIGWHDRRRVKAISIYVRIKNEKIYIEEDWTEEGIATELVREGVPKGDIVLAFHDPESRKFTDFAIA; encoded by the coding sequence ATGGACAAATTAAATAACTATCGTTTAATCATTAAAAAAATCTTAACAGAGTACCATCAAATCGCCAGTCGGACTCCTAATATTTCTGGTGTTGAAACTGTATTAGCTTTTGATGAAAATACAGACCAGTATTTGTGGTTTGATATTGGTTGGCATGATAGGAGAAGGGTAAAAGCAATTTCAATTTATGTCCGGATTAAAAATGAGAAAATTTACATTGAGGAGGATTGGACTGAGGAGGGAATAGCGACTGAGTTGGTAAGGGAGGGAGTACCGAAAGGGGACATTGTGTTGGCGTTTCATGACCCAGAGAGTCGGAAATTTACGGATTTTGCTATTGCTTGA
- a CDS encoding EAL domain-containing protein, with product MNMAIFSGINIFIIDDQPANLQVLSAVLQNAGFQVFVARDARTGINKIKKVKPDLILLDILMPEIDGFEACRELKSHAETQEIPVIFMTALAESVDKVKGLKLGAVDYITKPFQHDEILARINNHLKVYHLTQQLKEQNRKLQEEIAKNRVQNSTIAGSINAIALADLQGRLTYVNSAFLKMWGYEQASEVVGRSADSFWQEPEAAQKVIIALMRDRTWSGELTGKKNNYQWLQEELFNVQVVANLITDTEDQPLCFMAAFLDITPYQKTETALQETEECLQRIIATVANGIIIVDKEGKVLFVNPAAEQLLGRSSQKLLNTIWGVPMVTGNSTEIALYRPDNTLAIVDMRVVELPWEENTAYLASLTDITARKQTEERLKILSQACEQSPASIVITNSEGDIEYVNPKFERVTGYKAEEVIGKNPRILKSGFTSEEEYQMLWDTITEGLEWHGEFQNKRKDGQLFWEKASISPIRDENDVITHFVAVKEDITAQKETAAILFHQAKYDALTDLPNRFLAHDRMHQAIAQAERKNKRVAVMFVDLDHFKNINDTLGHAMGDHLLMLAAQRLLDALRSGDTVARLGGDEFLIILPDIEQPFACKAIAQKILDILNQPFDLGGEEVCLSGSIGIAIYPDDALDIGGLMSHADAAMYCAKQAGRNLFKFFTNSMNEAAQRRIRLENHLRHALANQEISVYYQPFIHLASGVVVGAEALMRWNSPELGMVRPDHFIPVAEESGLINPLGEWITSQACQAAMTWREITGYELWVAVNMSPRQFRDHGLVDAITNALSDSGLPGHCLELEITERLLMEDVPGANEMIQDLTRLELRLSIDDFGTGYSSLSYLKRFPFTVLKIDKSFITDIPHDPEAVSLVKTIIAMAHGLHLRVIAEGVETLQQLEFLYQEGCDYAQGYWFSPPLAADRFQWYLTQQMGQQTDPLKTLQSHNLEHLMTISPSIQVRHRE from the coding sequence ATGAATATGGCTATTTTTTCCGGCATCAACATTTTTATTATAGATGATCAGCCTGCTAATCTTCAGGTGTTATCTGCTGTGCTGCAAAATGCGGGGTTTCAGGTGTTTGTGGCACGGGATGCCAGAACGGGGATTAATAAAATAAAAAAAGTGAAGCCGGACTTAATTTTGCTGGATATTTTAATGCCAGAAATCGATGGTTTTGAGGCTTGTCGGGAGTTAAAATCTCACGCAGAAACCCAGGAAATTCCTGTCATTTTTATGACCGCTTTAGCGGAAAGTGTCGATAAAGTGAAGGGGCTAAAATTAGGGGCGGTAGATTATATCACGAAACCCTTTCAACATGATGAAATATTAGCCAGAATTAACAATCACTTAAAAGTTTATCACCTCACGCAACAATTGAAGGAACAAAATCGTAAATTACAGGAAGAAATTGCCAAAAACCGGGTACAAAATTCTACGATTGCTGGGTCTATTAATGCCATTGCTTTGGCGGATTTGCAAGGTCGTTTAACTTATGTTAATAGTGCATTTCTCAAAATGTGGGGATATGAGCAAGCGAGTGAAGTTGTAGGACGGTCGGCGGATTCGTTCTGGCAGGAGCCTGAAGCGGCTCAAAAGGTTATCATAGCCTTAATGCGCGATCGCACTTGGTCGGGCGAACTGACGGGGAAAAAGAACAATTATCAGTGGTTACAGGAGGAGTTATTTAACGTTCAAGTCGTCGCCAACTTAATCACCGATACTGAAGACCAGCCCCTGTGCTTTATGGCGGCCTTTTTGGATATTACCCCTTACCAAAAGACCGAAACGGCCTTACAGGAGACAGAAGAATGCTTACAGCGTATCATTGCCACAGTTGCCAATGGAATTATTATTGTAGATAAAGAGGGCAAAGTATTATTTGTCAATCCGGCTGCCGAACAACTGTTAGGTCGTTCCTCTCAGAAGTTATTAAACACGATTTGGGGCGTTCCTATGGTGACGGGAAATTCTACAGAAATCGCCCTATATCGACCCGATAACACCCTAGCTATTGTGGATATGCGGGTGGTCGAATTACCTTGGGAAGAAAATACGGCCTATTTAGCCTCCCTGACTGATATTACAGCCCGCAAACAAACGGAAGAGCGCTTAAAAATCCTCTCCCAAGCTTGTGAACAAAGTCCGGCCTCAATTGTGATTACCAACTCCGAGGGAGACATTGAGTATGTTAACCCGAAATTTGAGCGGGTAACAGGGTATAAAGCGGAAGAAGTGATCGGCAAAAACCCTCGTATTCTCAAATCTGGTTTTACCAGTGAGGAAGAATATCAAATGCTGTGGGACACGATTACTGAAGGGTTAGAATGGCATGGGGAGTTCCAGAATAAACGGAAAGACGGTCAATTATTTTGGGAAAAGGCCTCTATTTCGCCCATTCGGGATGAAAACGATGTGATTACCCATTTTGTCGCGGTGAAAGAAGATATTACCGCCCAAAAAGAAACGGCGGCCATTCTCTTCCATCAGGCCAAATACGACGCGCTAACGGACTTACCCAATCGGTTTTTAGCTCATGATCGGATGCACCAAGCGATCGCCCAAGCGGAACGCAAAAATAAACGAGTGGCGGTGATGTTTGTGGACTTAGACCACTTTAAAAACATTAACGACACCTTGGGTCATGCCATGGGGGATCATTTGCTGATGTTAGCGGCTCAACGGCTATTAGATGCCCTGCGCAGTGGGGACACCGTGGCGCGCTTGGGGGGGGATGAATTTTTGATTATTTTGCCCGATATTGAACAACCTTTTGCTTGTAAGGCGATCGCACAAAAAATTCTCGATATCCTCAATCAGCCCTTTGATCTCGGCGGAGAGGAAGTCTGTCTATCTGGCAGTATAGGCATCGCCATCTATCCCGACGATGCCTTAGATATTGGGGGCTTAATGAGTCATGCTGATGCCGCCATGTACTGCGCCAAGCAGGCCGGGCGAAATCTCTTCAAATTCTTTACCAACAGCATGAACGAAGCCGCCCAACGGCGCATCCGCTTGGAAAACCATCTGCGTCACGCCTTAGCCAATCAGGAAATTTCAGTATACTATCAACCCTTTATTCATCTCGCCTCCGGCGTTGTCGTTGGGGCAGAAGCCCTCATGCGTTGGAATAGTCCAGAATTAGGCATGGTGCGCCCCGATCACTTTATCCCCGTCGCCGAAGAAAGCGGCCTGATTAATCCCCTCGGGGAGTGGATCACCTCCCAGGCCTGTCAGGCGGCCATGACTTGGCGAGAAATCACCGGATATGAACTATGGGTAGCCGTGAATATGTCCCCTCGGCAGTTTCGAGATCACGGCCTCGTGGATGCCATTACTAACGCCTTAAGTGACAGTGGTTTACCCGGTCATTGTTTAGAGTTAGAAATTACAGAACGCTTGCTGATGGAAGATGTACCGGGGGCCAATGAGATGATCCAAGACTTGACCCGTCTGGAGTTACGCCTTTCCATCGATGACTTCGGCACAGGGTACTCCTCCCTGAGTTACCTAAAGCGCTTCCCCTTTACAGTGTTAAAAATTGATAAGTCTTTCATCACGGATATTCCCCATGATCCTGAAGCCGTGTCCCTCGTGAAAACTATCATTGCGATGGCGCATGGTTTACATTTGCGCGTCATTGCTGAAGGGGTGGAAACCTTGCAACAACTAGAGTTTTTATATCAAGAAGGCTGCGATTATGCCCAAGGGTATTGGTTTAGTCCCCCTCTAGCGGCCGATCGGTTTCAATGGTATTTGACCCAACAAATGGGTCAACAAACCGATCCTCTGAAGACCCTACAATCTCACAATTTGGAGCATTTGATGACTATTTCGCCTTCAATTCAGGTTCGGCATAGGGAATAG